In the genome of Candidatus Electrothrix rattekaaiensis, the window CAGATAAAGTCGCTGGCAGAAGCAAAATTGCGGCAAAGAGTTAAGGCCGGGACGTTCTGCTGGGGTTCTGGGAAACCGTTATTGACAATAGCACATAGCCTCTTTCGGCCAGCAAATGTAACCTCCCTCCATGAGGAAATGATTTCAAGTGCTTTGGTTGTCAGAAAAGGCAATGCATCAACGTAGAGCGGAAAGGATAATAATATCAGGTCTGCTCTATCTGTTGCATGACACAGCTTATGCTGTCCCCGTCGGTCCGATAACAGCTCTGCTTTAAGGGAGAATGAATCAGTCTGCCACCCATACCGTTGTTGCAGCCTGTCGATTAGGTATGTTCCCAGGACAGCGGAGGTGCTCCGGCTCCCAATTTTCGGACTACCCAATATGAGCAACGCTCTCCGCTTTTTTCCTGTCTGAATGGGTTCCGGCGATGCTGATGATACGCATACTTGCAATAAATCTTTCTTTGTATAGTGTGGCGGTAGGCGGTCCGTTCGGGCAAGGAGATCTAGAAAATGCTTTTTAAGCGTATCATGGGAATTCGTACTGCAGACAACTTCTGAGGCGTAGCTTGACGCATGATAATTGATCGCGTTACGCCCTACAAGTAGATTAAAACAGGCGATTGTTTCTTGCCTCGTTTTTTGTTGAGGAGCGGACTGAACGCCAATCCCCACAAAACGGGGAACTGTAGGGTAGCGGCTGTAATGACGGGTTTCTCCATCCGCTCCACTGAAGAAAGGGAGCATCAGTGGTAGAAAACGTTCTAGAATTTTTTTTATTTCCGATGAGACTCCTCCAAAAACGACCGGACTGAAAAAGATAACCGTATCGCTTTGCAAAATGTCCTGAAGAAGTCCGGCACCCGCATCAGAATGGACGCATTTACCCGGCAACCGATTCCAACAATGAAAACAGCCGATACATTGCTTGAGTCGTATATCCCGCAATCTGACCGACTGTACTTCGTGACCGGTTTGCTGCCGGACAAT includes:
- a CDS encoding flavodoxin family protein, whose protein sequence is MHSQNKDYLINRIRTSSRYKLSGSKTIILDGTRTDDTHLETIFSVLIKIVRQQTGHEVQSVRLRDIRLKQCIGCFHCWNRLPGKCVHSDAGAGLLQDILQSDTVIFFSPVVFGGVSSEIKKILERFLPLMLPFFSGADGETRHYSRYPTVPRFVGIGVQSAPQQKTRQETIACFNLLVGRNAINYHASSYASEVVCSTNSHDTLKKHFLDLLARTDRLPPHYTKKDLLQVCVSSASPEPIQTGKKRRALLILGSPKIGSRSTSAVLGTYLIDRLQQRYGWQTDSFSLKAELLSDRRGQHKLCHATDRADLILLSFPLYVDALPFLTTKALEIISSWREVTFAGRKRLCAIVNNGFPEPQQNVPALTLCRNFASASDFIWAGGLALGAGEALLCGHSPCGLKGGKGLRRLPLLNVIHALNITTSALAAGQTVPEKAVRLMAQKPVPCVSWASWCYFFIKTSNWAWKKEGLKNGLSQQAMLDTPYLDKPNKKNKYYS